From Pseudomonas fluorescens, one genomic window encodes:
- a CDS encoding carboxyl transferase domain-containing protein: protein MAILHTQLNPRSAEFASNSAAMLAQVEALHTLLAQVQQGGGAKAQERHTSRGKLLPRERINRLLDPGSPFLEISQLAAYEVYGEDVPAAGVIAGIGRVEGVECMIVANDATVKGGSYYPLTVKKHLRAQTIAQQNRLPCIYLVDSGGANLPRQDEVFPDREHFGRIFFNQANMSAMGIPQIAVVMGSCTAGGAYVPAMADEAIMVRQQATIFLAGPPLVKAATGEVVSAEDLGGADVHCKISGVADHYADSDEHALALARRSVANLNWRKLGDVQQRTPIAPLFPSEELYGVVPADAKQPFDVREVIARLVDGSVFDEFKALFGTTLVCGFAHLHGYPIAILANNGILFAEAAQKGAHFIELACQRGIALLFLQNITGFMVGQKYEAGGIAKHGAKLVTAVACAKVPKFTVIIGGSFGAGNYGMCGRAYDPRFLWMWPNARIGVMGAEQAAGVLVQVKREQAERSGQGFNAEQEAEIKQPILDQYEEQGHPYYSSARLWDDGVIDPAQTRDVLALALSASLNAPVEQSRFGVFRM from the coding sequence ATGGCTATCCTGCATACCCAGCTCAACCCCCGCTCGGCGGAATTCGCCAGCAACAGCGCCGCGATGCTGGCCCAGGTCGAGGCGTTGCACACCCTGCTCGCCCAGGTCCAGCAAGGCGGTGGCGCCAAGGCTCAGGAGCGGCACACCTCGCGCGGCAAACTGCTGCCTCGCGAGCGGATCAACCGCTTGCTCGACCCGGGTTCACCGTTTCTCGAAATCAGCCAGTTGGCAGCCTATGAAGTCTACGGCGAAGACGTACCGGCAGCCGGCGTGATCGCCGGCATCGGCCGGGTCGAAGGCGTGGAATGCATGATTGTCGCCAACGATGCCACGGTCAAAGGCGGTTCCTACTACCCGCTGACAGTGAAAAAACATCTGCGCGCGCAGACCATTGCCCAGCAGAATCGTCTGCCGTGCATCTATCTGGTGGACTCCGGCGGCGCTAACCTTCCGCGCCAGGATGAGGTGTTCCCGGACCGTGAGCACTTCGGGCGGATCTTTTTCAACCAGGCCAACATGAGTGCCATGGGCATCCCGCAGATCGCCGTAGTGATGGGCTCCTGCACCGCGGGTGGAGCCTACGTACCGGCGATGGCCGACGAAGCCATCATGGTCCGTCAGCAGGCAACGATCTTCCTTGCCGGCCCGCCGCTGGTCAAAGCCGCGACGGGGGAAGTGGTCAGCGCCGAAGACCTCGGCGGTGCCGATGTGCACTGCAAGATTTCCGGGGTCGCCGACCACTACGCCGACAGCGACGAACACGCCCTGGCCCTGGCCCGCCGTAGCGTGGCCAACCTCAATTGGCGCAAGCTCGGCGACGTGCAGCAACGCACGCCAATTGCCCCGCTGTTCCCCAGCGAAGAGCTGTATGGCGTGGTCCCGGCCGATGCCAAGCAACCGTTCGACGTACGCGAAGTGATTGCACGTCTGGTCGACGGCTCGGTGTTCGATGAGTTCAAGGCGCTGTTCGGCACCACCTTGGTGTGCGGATTTGCCCACCTGCACGGCTACCCGATCGCGATCCTGGCGAACAACGGCATCCTCTTCGCCGAAGCCGCGCAAAAAGGCGCGCACTTCATTGAACTGGCCTGCCAGCGCGGTATTGCGCTGCTGTTCCTGCAAAACATCACCGGTTTCATGGTCGGGCAGAAATACGAGGCCGGCGGCATCGCCAAGCACGGCGCGAAACTGGTGACCGCCGTGGCCTGTGCCAAGGTACCGAAGTTCACCGTGATCATCGGTGGCAGTTTCGGCGCCGGCAATTACGGCATGTGCGGCCGGGCCTACGACCCACGCTTTCTGTGGATGTGGCCCAACGCGCGAATTGGCGTGATGGGCGCCGAACAGGCCGCCGGCGTGCTGGTGCAGGTCAAGCGCGAACAGGCCGAACGCAGTGGCCAGGGTTTCAACGCCGAGCAGGAAGCCGAGATCAAGCAACCGATCCTCGATCAGTACGAAGAACAAGGTCACCCCTACTATTCCAGCGCGCGCCTGTGGGACGACGGTGTGATTGATCCGGCACAAACCCGTGACGTGCTGGCACTGGCCTTGTCGGCGTCGCTGAATGCCCCTGTCGAACAGAGCCGCTTCGGCGTGTTCCGGATGTGA
- a CDS encoding isovaleryl-CoA dehydrogenase: protein MSYPTLNFALGETIDMLRDQVRAFVSKEIAPRAAQIDSDNLFPADLWRKFGDMGLLGITVPEEYGGAGLGYLAHVVAMEEISRGSASVALSYGAHSNLCVNQINRNGNHEQKAKYLPKLISGEHIGALAMSEPNAGSDVVSMKLRADKRGDKYVLNGSKTWITNGPDANTYVIYAKTDLEKGPHGITAFIVERDWKGFSRSNKFDKLGMRGSNTCELFFDDVEVPEENILGVLNGGVKVLMSGLDYERVVLSGGPTGIMQACMDLIVPYIHDRKQFGQSIGEFQLIQGKVADMYTQLNASRAYLYAVAQACERGETTRKDAAGVILYSAERATQMALDAIQILGGNGYINEFPAGRLLRDAKLYEIGAGTSEIRRMLIGRELFNETR, encoded by the coding sequence ATGAGCTATCCGACTCTGAACTTTGCCCTCGGCGAAACCATCGACATGCTGCGCGACCAGGTCCGCGCATTCGTCAGCAAAGAGATCGCGCCTCGCGCGGCACAGATCGACAGCGACAACCTGTTCCCGGCGGATCTGTGGCGCAAGTTCGGTGACATGGGCCTGCTCGGCATCACTGTTCCAGAAGAGTACGGCGGCGCCGGCCTGGGCTATCTGGCCCACGTGGTGGCCATGGAAGAAATCAGCCGCGGCTCGGCGTCGGTTGCCCTTTCCTACGGCGCGCACTCCAACCTTTGCGTCAACCAGATCAACCGCAACGGCAACCATGAACAGAAAGCCAAGTACCTGCCCAAGCTGATCAGCGGCGAACACATCGGCGCCCTCGCCATGAGCGAACCGAATGCCGGCTCCGACGTGGTGTCAATGAAACTGCGCGCCGACAAGCGCGGCGACAAGTACGTGCTCAACGGCAGCAAGACCTGGATCACCAACGGCCCAGACGCCAACACCTACGTGATCTACGCCAAGACCGACCTGGAAAAAGGTCCGCACGGCATCACCGCCTTCATCGTCGAGCGCGACTGGAAAGGCTTCAGCCGCAGTAACAAATTCGACAAGCTGGGCATGCGCGGTTCCAACACCTGCGAGCTGTTCTTCGACGACGTTGAAGTACCGGAGGAAAACATCCTCGGCGTGCTCAACGGTGGCGTGAAGGTGCTGATGAGCGGTCTCGACTACGAGCGCGTGGTGCTCTCCGGCGGTCCGACCGGGATCATGCAGGCCTGCATGGACCTGATCGTGCCGTACATCCACGACCGCAAGCAGTTTGGCCAGAGCATCGGCGAATTCCAGCTGATCCAGGGCAAGGTCGCCGACATGTACACCCAACTCAATGCCAGCCGCGCCTACCTGTACGCCGTGGCCCAGGCTTGCGAACGTGGCGAAACCACGCGCAAGGACGCCGCCGGGGTGATCCTCTACAGCGCCGAACGCGCGACGCAAATGGCACTGGACGCGATCCAGATTCTCGGTGGTAACGGCTACATCAACGAATTCCCGGCAGGTCGTCTGCTGCGTGACGCCAAGCTGTACGAAATCGGCGCCGGCACCAGCGAGATCCGTCGCATGCTCATCGGCCGCGAACTGTTTAACGAAACCCGCTAA
- a CDS encoding AMP-binding protein, which yields MDQHSAHPQHSYTRGSQDKALLAMTIGQAFDNTVAQYPQGEALVVRHQQLRYTWAQLAEAVELNAKALLALGLQAGDRLGIWAPNCAQWCISQFASAKIGVILVNINPAYRSSELEYVLKQSGCQWLVCAGSFKTSDYHAMIQGLVPELAQQGSGQLRCERLPDLRGVISLDPTPPAGFLAWAHLPQLAADVAPEQLKARQASLHFDQAVNIQYTSGTTGFPKGATLSHYNILNNGYMVGESLGLTANDRLVIPVPLYHCFGMVMGNLGCITHGTTMIYPNDAFDPLLTLETVAQEKATGLYGVPTMFIAMLDQPRRAEFDLSTLRTGIMAGATCPIEVMRRVISEMHMSEVQIAYGMTETSPVSLQTGPSDDLELRVTTVGRTQPQLESKIIDDAGNLVPRGTIGELCTRGYSVMLGYWNNLQGTAEAIDQAGWMHTGDLATMNEEGYVCIAGRNKDMIIRGGENIYPRELEEFFFTHPAVADVQVIGIPCEKYGEEIVAWIKFHPGHSANELELQTWCKERIAHFKTPRYFKFVEEFPMTVTGKIQKFKMREISVEELKLKV from the coding sequence ATGGATCAACACAGTGCTCACCCACAGCACAGCTATACCCGTGGCTCACAGGACAAAGCCTTGCTGGCGATGACCATCGGCCAGGCCTTCGATAACACGGTAGCCCAGTATCCGCAGGGCGAGGCGCTGGTGGTTCGCCATCAGCAGTTGCGCTACACCTGGGCTCAACTGGCCGAGGCGGTCGAGCTCAATGCCAAGGCCTTGCTGGCGCTCGGTCTGCAGGCGGGTGACCGCCTGGGCATCTGGGCGCCGAATTGCGCCCAGTGGTGCATCAGCCAGTTCGCCAGCGCGAAGATCGGGGTGATTCTGGTCAACATCAATCCGGCCTACCGCAGTTCCGAGCTGGAGTACGTGCTCAAGCAGTCCGGTTGCCAGTGGCTGGTGTGTGCCGGTTCGTTCAAGACTTCCGATTATCACGCGATGATCCAGGGCCTGGTGCCGGAGTTGGCGCAGCAGGGCAGTGGGCAGTTGCGGTGCGAGCGGCTGCCGGACCTGCGCGGCGTCATCAGCCTCGACCCGACGCCGCCGGCCGGTTTCCTGGCATGGGCGCACCTGCCGCAGTTGGCGGCCGATGTTGCGCCCGAGCAACTCAAGGCGCGCCAGGCCAGCCTGCATTTCGATCAGGCGGTGAACATTCAATACACCTCGGGCACCACCGGCTTTCCCAAGGGCGCGACCCTTAGTCATTACAACATCCTGAATAACGGTTACATGGTTGGCGAAAGCCTGGGCCTGACCGCCAACGACCGTCTGGTGATCCCGGTGCCGCTGTACCACTGCTTCGGCATGGTCATGGGCAATCTGGGCTGCATCACCCACGGCACCACCATGATCTATCCCAACGATGCCTTCGACCCATTGCTGACCCTGGAAACCGTTGCCCAGGAAAAGGCCACCGGCCTGTACGGCGTGCCGACCATGTTCATCGCGATGCTCGATCAACCGCGTCGGGCCGAGTTCGATCTGTCGACCTTGCGCACCGGGATCATGGCCGGAGCGACCTGTCCGATCGAAGTCATGCGGCGGGTCATCAGCGAAATGCACATGAGTGAGGTGCAGATTGCCTACGGCATGACGGAAACCAGTCCGGTGTCATTGCAGACGGGGCCTTCAGACGATCTCGAACTGCGCGTGACCACGGTCGGCCGGACCCAGCCGCAACTGGAAAGCAAGATCATCGATGACGCCGGTAATCTGGTGCCCCGTGGCACCATCGGCGAGCTCTGCACTCGTGGTTACAGTGTGATGCTTGGTTACTGGAACAATCTCCAGGGCACAGCGGAAGCCATCGACCAGGCCGGCTGGATGCACACCGGTGATCTGGCGACCATGAACGAAGAAGGCTACGTGTGCATTGCTGGGCGCAACAAGGACATGATCATTCGCGGCGGTGAGAATATTTACCCTCGCGAGTTGGAGGAGTTCTTCTTCACTCATCCGGCGGTGGCGGATGTGCAGGTCATCGGCATTCCGTGCGAGAAGTACGGTGAGGAAATCGTCGCCTGGATCAAGTTCCACCCCGGTCATTCCGCCAACGAGCTGGAGCTGCAGACCTGGTGCAAGGAGCGCATCGCCCACTTCAAGACGCCGCGTTACTTCAAGTTCGTCGAGGAGTTCCCGATGACCGTGACCGGCAAGATCCAGAAGTTCAAGATGCGTGAGATCAGCGTCGAGGAGTTGAAGCTGAAGGTGTAG
- a CDS encoding hydroxymethylglutaryl-CoA lyase: MSLPSHVRLIEVGPRDGLQNEAQPISVADKVQLVDALSAAGLGYIEVGSFVSPKWVPQMAGSAEVFAQIQRKAGVTYGALAPNLRGFEDAIAAGVKEVAVFAAASEAFSQRNINCSISESLQRFEPIMQAAREQGVTVRGYVSCVLGCPYEGDVTPEQVAMVARELFAMGCYEVSLGDTIGTGTAGATRKMFDVVSKDVPRDKLAGHFHDTYGQAMANIYASLLEGIAVFDSSIAGLGGCPYAKGASGNVATEDVLYLLNGLGIETGVDMDRLLLAGQQISNVLGRATGSRVAKARSAH; encoded by the coding sequence ATGTCCCTCCCCTCCCATGTACGCCTGATTGAAGTCGGCCCGCGCGACGGCCTGCAGAACGAAGCCCAGCCCATCAGCGTCGCCGACAAAGTGCAACTGGTCGATGCCCTGAGCGCCGCCGGCCTGGGCTACATCGAAGTCGGCAGCTTCGTTTCGCCGAAATGGGTGCCGCAGATGGCCGGTTCCGCCGAGGTCTTCGCGCAAATCCAGCGCAAGGCCGGCGTTACCTATGGCGCGTTGGCGCCCAATCTGCGTGGCTTCGAAGACGCGATCGCGGCCGGAGTCAAGGAAGTCGCGGTGTTCGCCGCCGCCTCCGAAGCGTTCTCCCAACGCAACATCAACTGCTCGATCAGTGAAAGCCTGCAGCGCTTCGAGCCGATCATGCAGGCCGCCCGGGAACAGGGTGTTACGGTGCGCGGTTATGTGTCCTGCGTGCTGGGCTGCCCATACGAGGGCGATGTGACACCGGAGCAAGTGGCCATGGTCGCTCGCGAATTGTTTGCGATGGGCTGCTACGAAGTATCGCTGGGGGACACCATCGGCACCGGCACCGCTGGCGCTACCCGTAAAATGTTCGATGTAGTGAGCAAGGATGTGCCACGGGACAAGCTTGCCGGGCACTTCCACGACACCTACGGCCAGGCCATGGCCAATATCTACGCCAGTCTGCTGGAAGGCATCGCGGTGTTTGACAGCTCGATTGCCGGACTCGGCGGCTGCCCTTACGCCAAGGGCGCCAGCGGTAACGTGGCCACCGAAGACGTGTTGTACCTGCTCAATGGCCTGGGCATCGAAACCGGGGTCGACATGGACCGTCTGCTGCTGGCCGGCCAGCAGATTTCCAACGTCCTGGGGCGCGCGACCGGTTCGCGCGTGGCCAAGGCCCGCAGCGCACACTGA
- a CDS encoding MerR family transcriptional regulator, translated as MSSQTYSISDLARELDITTRAIRFYEEQGLLSPERRGQERIYSPRDKVSLKLILRGKRIGFSLAECRELIELYDPSSGNTKQLHSMLAKITERREQLEQQLLDIEQMKLELDTAEERCVQALEQTLKSQQAAQSHS; from the coding sequence ATGAGCAGCCAGACCTACAGCATTTCCGACCTCGCCCGCGAGCTCGACATCACCACCCGTGCCATTCGCTTCTATGAAGAGCAAGGCCTGCTCAGTCCCGAGCGTCGCGGGCAGGAGCGGATCTATTCGCCACGGGACAAAGTCAGCCTGAAACTGATTCTGCGTGGCAAGCGTATCGGCTTCTCCCTGGCCGAATGCCGCGAACTGATCGAACTCTACGACCCTTCCAGCGGTAATACCAAGCAATTGCACAGCATGCTGGCCAAAATCACCGAGCGTCGCGAGCAGCTTGAACAACAGTTGCTGGACATCGAGCAGATGAAGCTGGAACTCGACACTGCCGAAGAGCGCTGTGTCCAGGCGCTGGAACAGACCCTCAAGAGCCAACAGGCCGCACAGTCACACTCCTAA
- a CDS encoding LysR family transcriptional regulator, with protein sequence MNLSKVDLNLFIVFDAIYTEANLTRAGQIVGITQPAVSNALARLRETFNDPLFVRTAQGMVPTPMAQNIIGPVRNALSLLRVSVQESRIFNPQQAVKTYRISMTDLTEAVILPPLFQRLRRLAPTVIIESFLSKRRETTKELAAGRLDFAVDAPLNTDPQVRHVKLMEDHYVCAMRKGHPMAGKEKFSLDDYLGLTHIHISSRRSGLGHVDLALGKMGIQRKIALRSQHYLMASQVLQQTDMVMTVPARFARRHELHSFPLPVKDVPPVATHLYWHESTDQDPANRWMREQMIELCQQVTAHEKQLDKV encoded by the coding sequence ATGAATCTAAGCAAGGTCGACCTCAACCTGTTCATCGTTTTCGACGCCATCTATACCGAAGCCAACCTGACCCGCGCCGGGCAGATTGTCGGCATTACCCAGCCGGCGGTATCCAACGCTCTGGCCCGCCTGCGCGAGACTTTCAACGACCCGCTGTTCGTGCGCACCGCCCAGGGCATGGTGCCGACGCCGATGGCGCAAAACATCATCGGCCCGGTGCGCAACGCCTTGTCGCTGCTGCGGGTGTCGGTGCAGGAAAGTCGCATCTTCAACCCGCAACAGGCGGTCAAGACCTACCGCATCAGCATGACCGACCTCACCGAGGCAGTGATCCTGCCACCGCTGTTCCAGCGCCTGCGTCGCCTCGCCCCGACGGTGATCATCGAGAGTTTCCTGTCCAAGCGCCGCGAAACCACCAAGGAACTGGCTGCCGGACGCCTCGACTTCGCCGTCGATGCGCCGCTCAATACCGACCCGCAAGTGCGTCACGTCAAGTTGATGGAAGACCATTACGTGTGCGCCATGCGCAAGGGCCATCCAATGGCGGGCAAGGAAAAGTTCAGCCTCGATGATTACCTGGGATTGACCCATATCCATATTTCCAGCCGCCGCAGCGGGCTGGGTCATGTCGACCTGGCGTTGGGCAAAATGGGCATCCAGCGCAAGATCGCCCTGCGCTCCCAGCATTACCTGATGGCCTCCCAGGTGCTGCAGCAAACCGATATGGTCATGACCGTGCCGGCCCGCTTCGCCCGCCGCCACGAACTGCATTCGTTCCCGCTGCCAGTGAAGGACGTACCGCCGGTGGCGACCCACCTGTATTGGCACGAAAGCACCGACCAGGACCCGGCCAACCGCTGGATGCGCGAGCAGATGATCGAACTGTGCCAGCAAGTCACCGCCCATGAGAAACAGCTGGATAAGGTGTAG
- a CDS encoding acyl-CoA dehydrogenase has protein sequence MDFAYSPKVQELRERVTAFMDAYVYPAEAVFERQVAEGDRWQPTAIMEELKRKAKAEGLWNLFLPESELGAGLTNLEYAPLAEIMGRSLLGPEPFNCSAPDTGNMEVLVRYANEEQKQRWLEPLLRGEIRSAFAMTEPDVASSDATNMAARAVRDGDEWVINGKKWWTSGACDPRCKILIFMGLSNPDAPRHAQHSMILVPVDTPGVKILRPLPVFGYDDAPHGHAEVLFDNVRVPYENVLLGEGRGFEIAQGRLGPGRIHHCMRSIGMAERALELMCKRAVNRTAFGKPLARLGGNVDKIADSRMEIDMARLLTLKAAYMMDTVGNKVAKSEIAQIKVVAPNVALRVIDRAIQIHGGAGVSNDFPLAYMYAMQRTLRLADGPDEVHRAAIGKFEIGKYVPKEMLRSDR, from the coding sequence ATGGATTTCGCTTATTCGCCCAAGGTTCAGGAACTGCGTGAACGCGTCACCGCGTTCATGGATGCGTACGTTTATCCAGCCGAAGCGGTGTTTGAACGCCAGGTCGCCGAAGGCGATCGCTGGCAGCCCACTGCGATCATGGAAGAGCTCAAGCGCAAGGCCAAGGCGGAAGGCTTGTGGAACCTGTTCCTGCCAGAGTCGGAACTGGGGGCGGGCCTGACCAACCTGGAATACGCACCGCTGGCGGAAATCATGGGCCGCTCCCTGCTCGGCCCCGAGCCATTCAACTGTTCGGCGCCGGACACCGGCAACATGGAAGTGCTGGTGCGTTACGCCAATGAAGAGCAGAAACAGCGCTGGCTCGAACCCCTGCTGCGCGGCGAGATCCGTTCGGCGTTTGCCATGACCGAACCGGACGTAGCCTCGTCGGACGCCACCAACATGGCGGCCCGTGCCGTGCGCGATGGCGATGAGTGGGTGATCAACGGCAAAAAATGGTGGACCTCCGGTGCCTGCGACCCGCGTTGCAAGATCCTGATCTTCATGGGCCTGAGTAACCCGGATGCGCCACGGCATGCCCAGCACTCGATGATCCTGGTGCCAGTGGACACCCCTGGGGTAAAAATTCTGCGTCCATTGCCGGTGTTCGGCTACGACGATGCGCCCCATGGTCATGCCGAAGTCTTGTTCGATAACGTCCGCGTGCCCTATGAAAACGTTCTATTGGGCGAAGGCCGGGGCTTTGAAATTGCTCAGGGTCGCCTCGGCCCGGGCCGCATTCACCACTGCATGCGTTCGATTGGCATGGCCGAACGTGCCCTGGAGTTGATGTGCAAGCGTGCGGTCAATCGCACCGCGTTCGGCAAGCCGCTGGCCCGCCTGGGTGGGAACGTCGACAAGATTGCCGACTCGCGGATGGAAATCGACATGGCGCGCCTGCTGACTCTCAAGGCCGCTTATATGATGGACACCGTGGGTAACAAGGTGGCGAAAAGCGAGATTGCGCAGATCAAGGTGGTCGCCCCGAATGTGGCATTGCGGGTGATCGACCGGGCGATTCAGATCCACGGTGGCGCCGGGGTGTCCAACGATTTCCCGCTGGCCTACATGTACGCCATGCAGCGTACCTTGCGTTTGGCCGATGGTCCGGACGAGGTGCACCGCGCGGCGATCGGCAAGTTTGAGATCGGCAAGTACGTGCCCAAGGAAATGCTGCGTAGCGACCGCTAA